The following DNA comes from Nicotiana sylvestris chromosome 10, ASM39365v2, whole genome shotgun sequence.
gaactcGGCAgtcctctcgcgttcgcgtaggctaATCTCGCCTGCCTCCAAAAatgcccttcgcgaacgcggcccaTTGAGCGTGAACGCATAGAACACTTTACTCAACCTCCGTGTTCGCATCCTCTACCTCGCGAACACATAgaacaaattcctcagcttccccatttactcttcgcgaacgcgggaccccaccgcgaacacgatgaacaagAATTTTCTACAACAACACCAGAAAATCTggcaagtccaaagtccaaaaattgatccgttgagcatccggaactcacccgaggccctcgggacctcaaccaaacatgccaacataccccataacatcattcaaacttgtttcaaccttcggaacgctcaacacaacatcaaaacatcaaattaacatcggattcaagcctaagaattccaaaaatttccaaattccgctttcgatcaaaaagtctatcaaacctcgtctgaatgacctgaaattttgcacacacatcacaaatgacataacggacctactccaactttcagaattccattcagACCCCTGTATCAAAATCTCCATTAtgaaccggaaaacgccaaaattacaatttcgccaattcaagcctaaatctactctggacctccaaaacacattccgatcacgttcctaaatcccaaatcacctcccgaagctatccgaaccatcggaattcacatccgagccctttttcacataagtcaacatccggttgacttttccaacctaagcttactcaaaagagactagtctcattcctttccaaaacctctccgaatccGAATCAACTAACCCAAtatcacataatacagctgaacaagacaataagaagcagaaatgggggaaacggagcggtaactcatgacgaccggccgggtcgttacatgtaGGCAGCTTACTCTGATGCAAGTATCAGTGACTGATTCCACGGCTCGACTCCGTGGCCTACAGGTTACATGGAGACAACTTTACTGTTGCTCCAAGGTTCCCCTTCAAATGAGGGAAAATCTAGTAAAGCGGCAGATTGGATTTATAAATTGCTTTAGGTAATCGGTTCGAATCTCAAGTGTGACATTTTTTAATCCCCTTGTATAAAATCATACATCCGCCACTGATCATAGCATATACATATATTACTGTAGGCTTGTTCCCCCATGCTTTTTTGAGTATTTTAGCAGCCACATGCAATTGAGGCAAATAGATTATAATGGAGATTTTCATCCCTCATTTTCTCTTTGGAAAACAAATAACTGTGAAGGTATCACATGTTTGTTTAATGGTGTATACTTGCAACGTCTAACTGGCCCTTAATGATGCGCTCGTTAAAGAATAATATGAGTAAAAGTAGAAACTGTAAATAGTATAGTGTTCACTGTTTAGCTTGCTATGGAATCAGTAAAATGCATGAACTATGTTCGTGTCAAAACTGCTCTGAAGATGTTGATTTTCATTACTTGCAGGATAAAATTAGGAATCAACAACTGAAATTAAGTAGATGGCTCAGAAGTGTTCCAAGGTGTCTTTTGACTTGTACAATCTGAAGATGACGGAGGATTTAGATAGTGAGATGATTAGTCAATTGAACAATGCTTCAAAGCGCCTACTAAGTGTAGCTTCATTTCTCAGGCAACTGGAGAGGGTTCATCCTGAGAACTCAATATCTGCCCAACTAGAGGCACTATTTGTAAAAGCTCTTGAAGGATTTCCTGACAAGGATCAACACGGGAGGTGTTACACCATGATCTCAAAGCTGCTGAAAATAACTAAAGCTTCAGAGGCGTCAAGATCCACTAGCCAAATGATTGCGGAGGTGCTGGAAATAATCAAGCTGGAGAATATTGCTGAGCAAATCAAAGCTTCAAATCCATCAAGAGCATCTATCCCAATGATCACTAGGAAGATGTTGGATTTTGCCGATACTTTGCTTGATTATCTACAGTATCGTGACCTTTTCCCGTCTGTGCTTGACAAGAAGCTGAGATATTTACGTGTCTTATTATCTTCAATTGCAAAGCTGTGCATTGAGCATGAGAGTACGACGAATCTCTTCATCCATGTTGAGGATGTAGCTTACACTGCAGCGCACCTATATTTCTTAGGGCTAGCCTACAATGTGGAAGATGGTGATCGGGCACGTGTGTTAGATTTTGAATTCTCTAAATTGCTGGAAAGGTTAAGTCCTTTTAGGCCTGAACTGAGGCAGCTTTATCTGAGAGTCTTGATAGGGTCAAAGTCATCGCGATCAGAGAATACAATGAACGCTGAAAGTATGTCTGATTTTGTTAATGGTCTCCAAGAGGATCTGGAGGAGCTGCTAAGCCGCAATGCCAGCTTGAAAATTATCTTTGTTGATCAAATTCCGTGCCTCCAACAAGGACTTTCTTCCCTTTCTGGATTTCTCCACAGCATAGTATCAGAATGCATTCCACTCGAAGAATTCAATTCTCTTCAATCACATATTGAAGCTCTGGCCATTGAGGCAGCAACAGTGATCTACTCCTCCTGCTATGATGAGGAAATGGACATGAAGACTACTGAAATGGACCATGCATCTTTTTTTTTCCAACTGAAGTTCAATCATGTCAAGCTAGAAATCCATCTGATTCAGAAGCTAAACGGTGAAGCCATATTAGCTCCTCTATATGAACTGATTGACTATGTTCGGGAAGAGCTAATATTATCGAGAATTTTTCTCATGGATTCATTGGAGCAGTGCAAAGAGCATACTAAGATAACTGATCTTTTGACTCTTATTCAATCTGTGACCAGCCAAGCATGGTCAGTCATTAATTCTTTTTCTCATGACTCAGACCACGAAGACTTGGCCATGAAAATTAGTCCCTTGCATTTCCAATTGCTTCTTAAGTTCAAGTTTATTAAGGCAGCGATTAGACAAATGTGTCCCAGCATTACTGCATCATCAACACAGGACCATCCTACGATAAATCTGCTTAACTTTCTTCCTATTAACTTTGAGGTCATTGATTCCTATTTCAGCATGCTAAAATCCTCAAAGACATCGTCCTCATATATGCCCACGATTGATAAGTTTTTGATGGGATTTCATGAATATATTCTTGGCAATCTACTCCTGAAGGATGAAACTTATTTGACATTTACTGTTGCGAATGAGGTTAAAAAGTTTTTCCATGGGTTGCTGCTCCTAGTAACGTATCTTTTTGATCCTCTAGTTCAGAGCATTGGATGCATGAAGCAGAATGATCTATTGACAGGATTCGGAACTATAGTACTTGTGGCTGAATCTGCGATCTGCTTAATTTATGAGGATGCTGTGGATAGCAACAAAAGTAGGAAGGTCAATCTTGTTCTTCAATTTTTGACCATTGCTTTCAAGCTTATCGAGTCTGAGGGAAGTTTAATGGATCTACGAAAGCACAAAGCTACTCTGAAAGCTGAAATTTTGGATCTGATTGGAAGTGCTCATGAAGACCTTGTTTTCCTTAGAGCTTTTCTCATGGATGTTCTCTCGCAACATACAGAGCTTAATGAATTGCATGGTCTCTTACTTCATGCTGAAGCGACTGCCCACAAGTTAGCACAAATCAGTGGTTCTTGTTGTGAAAGTTTCATGGATGGAAGCAGCACTGAGAGGATGAGGCTTTCGTTATCCGATTTGCTTCAAGAGATCGAGTCTGTCAAGGTAGAGTTCAGAAAAGTATGCTTTCAACATCTGGATTCATCACCTTGGAAAATGAAAGATGGAGAAAGCCTTATTAATTTCTTATTAAACCACCAGGACGGGCTGCTCAACTGTGATGCTTGTTCAATCCCCTTTCTGAAGAATCAGATCCCATTGGTCAAAGACAAACTAGTGTATTTGGGCTCTTTTCTTGCAGATATTGTACAGTATCGAGATATGGATCACAAGCTCAAAGAGCTCCTGAAACATGTTCAAGATAGAAAGTATGTCTGTCTCTTCCCCATCAGTGATTATAGACCTGCTTGGTATTACATGTTATATCTCTCTGATGTCAAGCAATTGCTCAAGTTTGTTGAGGCAGAGGTCAAAATGATTTGTCTCAAAGTCCCAGATTCATCAAATTATAGCTTCCCCAGGACAAATGGATTAGGATTTCTCAATTGTTTCTTAGGCAAATTGGAGGAGCTGTTAGGTTCTAAGAACGATTTAATTATCGACCTAAAGCTTCAGATTGGATCAGTCAAGGAGGGCTTATTGTGTCTAAGATCGTTGACCGATCATTTTGCAGAAAGCGACTATGAGCATGATGAAGTTTATACTAGTGTTACTGAAATGGCATACAAGGCAGAGTATGTCACTGACTTGTGCTTGACTTGTTCTCATCCACTCTGGTACAAAGTTCTTTGGATTTCTGAAGTTGTTCAGAATATTAAGCTTGTAAATGATGTTGTTAGTGAGACTTGTGAAAGAAAGAAGATTGACGAGACAGTGCCGGAAGTTGCAAAGATCTCCACTAGTCTGTTGCCAGATTTATCCGCTAATACTCCAAGAGCAAATGAAGAAATGGAAGGATTTCAGGAGGCGAAGAACATACTAAAGGATCAGCTAGTGAAAGGATCACCTCATCTAGACGTTATCTCATTGGTCGGCATGCCTGGAatcggtaagactactattgccGAGAAGATTTATAATGATCCAATAGTCACCTCCCACTTTGATGTACGTGCGCAGTGTCGTGTGACTCAAGTATATTCATGGAGAGATTTGTTGCTAACCATTTTGAATGGTGTGCTTGAACCTGCTGATCGTAATGAAAAAGAAGATGGTGAATTAGCTGTTGAGCTGCGTCGATTCTTGTTGACCAAGAGATTCTTAGTTCTCATTGATGACGTGTGGGACAATGAAGTGTGGGACAATTTACATATGTGCTTCAAAGGTGCTCGTAACAGGAGTAGAGTTATTCTAACAACCCGGCTGAGCAACATTGCAATTTATGCTAAATGCGAAAGTGAACCCTATCATCTTCGTCTATTCAGTGATGATGAGAGCTGGACATTATTAAAGAAAGAGGTATTTCAAGAGGAGAGCTGTCCACCTGAACTTGTTGATGTGGGGTTTCGAATAGCAAAATGTTGTGGAGGGTTGCCTCTCTTCATTGTATTAGTTGCTGGTGTTctgaaagagaaaaggaagaaagcaGAATTGTGGAAAGTAATAGAAGAAAGTCTAGGTTCACAGAATATTGGTAGCTTGGAAGAGACCATGTCTGTGATTGGATTCAGTTACAAGAATTTACCACACCATTTGAAACCTTGTTTTCTGTATTTTGGAGGCTTTTTGAAGGGCAAGGATATTCATGTCTCAAAATTGACAAGGTTTTGGGTAGCTGAGGAGTTTGTACAGGCAAATATGGAAGAAGGTCCAGAAGATGTTGCGCAAGGTTTCTTGGAAGATCTTATTAGTAGAAATTTAGTGATGGACGTGGGGAAGAGACCCAATGGCAAGCTGAAAATGTGTCGCATTCATGATCTGTTGCATAAATTCTGCTTGGAAAAGGCCAAACAAGAGAATTTCTTTCTCCGTATTAATAGGTATAACTGTATAAGAACTGCACTAATTCTATTCTATTGTTTTTATCTTAACTCGCaatttcattgtttttttttaaaatcagatTCAGTGGAGAGGATACATTTCCCGAAAAGCCTAAGGAATATCGGTTGTTTGTTCACTCTTATGAGGATCAGGTTGATCTGTGGCAGCCATCTCATTCAAACGTTCGCTCTTTACTATTCAATGTGATTGACCCAGGTAACTTTTTATGGCCGCGTGATATCTCCTTCATCTTTAACAGCTTCAAACTTGTTAAAGTGTTGAATTTGGAATCCTTCAACATTGGTGGTACTTTTCCCAGTGAGATACAATCTTTAATTCATTTGAGGTACTTTGCTGCTCAAACTGATGGAAACTCAATTCCTTCATCTATATCTAAGCTTTGGAATCTTGAAACTTTTGTGGTTAAAGGATTGGGAGTGGAGGTGATATTACCTAGTTCACTTCTGAAGATGGTTAAATTGAGGCATATACATGTAAAAGATCGTGCTTCATTTAGTTTATATGAGAACATGGGTGAATCACTTGCTGACTCACAATTAGATAATCTGGAAACCTTTTCCACTCCACATCTCTTTTATGGTGAAGATACAGAGATGATATTGAGAAAGATGCCAAAATTGAGAAAGCTGAGTTGCATATTTTCGGGAACATTTGGTTATTCCAAGATAGTAACAGGAAAGTGTGTTCTTTTTCCTAGATTGGAGTTCCTAAGTCACCTTGAATCCCTCAAGCTTGTTTCCAACAGTTGTCCAGCTAAACTTCCACATGTCTTCAGTTTCCCCTCAAGACTAAGGGAATTGACTCTGTCAAAGTTTCGTCTACCTTGGAACCAAATCTCGACCATTGCAGAACTGCCTAACTTGGAGATCCTGAAGTTATTTCTCAGAGCATTTGAAGGGGATGAATGGGAAGTGAAAGATTCAGAGTTCCCTGAACTCAAATACTTAGAATTGGACGACCTCAATATTACACAGTGGTCTGTTTCCGAGGATGCTTTTCCTATGCTTGaacattttgttttgaaaaaatgtAAGCAGCTTAAAGAAATCCCCTCTCAATTTGATTACGCTATATCTCTAAGAAGAATTGAAGTAAATTGGTGCAGCTGGTCTGTTGCCAATTCAGCCATGGAAATTCAAAGAACACAGCAGGAAGACTTGTCAAATGATGCGTTCACAGTTACAATACACCCTCCAGATTGGACTAGAGGGTCGTCTCCTTGACTCTTATCTGGTATGTTCTCTCCGTGTTCATCTGAGTACATTTTCACTCGTTCATTTTCCTTTTGCACCAGAAAATGTTTATTTGTTACGATTATACTTATTTCAGTTACCCGCTCTTAAAAAAAACAGGTTATCTGCTATATCATTGAATCTGAGTGCTAAGACTTGTTCAAGGATTGATGAGTGCTGCACTAAGTCTGCAGAGTCGATACACCCTTTATCTATCTTGTGAATTTTCTGGTGGCCTCGGTGGAGGATAAACTGTGGGAATCGAGGTTGAGATGGTTCGGCCACGTAAAGAGGAGAGCCATAAATGACCCGatcaggaggtgtgagaggttgaccatGGGGGATCTAAGGAAGGCCAGGAATAGGCTGAAGAAGTATTGGGGtaaggtgattaggcaggatatgTAATTGCTTCAACTTACGGAGGACATGACCCGTAATAGAGAACAGTGAAGGTCGAGAATTGGGATGGAAGGTTGATAGGTAGTCGTCTCTTACtatctttgtatttttcttaTCCCTGGTTCTTTATATTAGATATTATACTATTTCTTcatattatattgttgttgctaCTGTTTGTTCTTTATTTTGGAATCTTTTTGAACTATTGGAAATTTGAAATGATTGTTATTGGTAGCTACCTAATAAACTGCAGTTTACATGCAGTATTTTTTTCTCCTGCACAGTTAATAAATcattgtttttcttactttacggatcttttttttttttttggtttaaccACTTTTATGGATCTAAATGAATTACACATAGTAGAAATTTCGATTGGTTTAACACTTTTTTtgagaattaaaaagaaaaaagtacATAAACATACAAAATTTCAACGAGGCATCCACCCCACCCTTCTACATAGATCCGCCCCTATTGGTGTCACTTGTAACAAACCTTGTTAGATACATATGTACATATGTTTatgtacaacaacaacataatcccacttagtagggtctgggaagggtagtgtgtatgcagattTTACCCCTGCCCTGGGGTAGAGATGCTGTTTCCAATAGAAactcgacatccttccctccattaaacttcccaccttgctcttggggaaactcgaactcacaacttcatggttggaagtggaggttgcttaccatcagagcaacccctcttgtcaatATGTTTATGTACATAAGtagaatatatatgtataaaaaatatatttgagtagtaaattataatttttttttaaaaaaagtttatGTTTTTTAAAATTATGAATATTGATTATGTTAAagaatttaaaaaatattaaagattGTTTTGATCTTTCACCACCATCCGCACTAAGTGAAAGATAACTGGGTCTGGATAATTGATCGATTTGTCTATATAAATCCTAAAGATAATTGAACAAACTGACCTGTTTACAAGATTTGTTTGTACCATTTCCATATGATACACTTATTCTCATCTTTCTTTCCCGAGAGGTGGGGAAACAAGCCTAACTTAACATCTTAGTTGCAATTTATTTTTAGTTTACAACAGAGGtgagacaagaggggttgctctgatggtaagcaacctccacttccaaccaagaggttgtgagttcgagtctcctcaagagcaaggtgggaaggatgccgagggaaGGATGCTGAGGgtttatttggaaacagcctctctaccccagggtaggggtaaggtctgcctacacactaccctccacagaccccactaagtgggattatactgagttgttgttattgttgtacacTACCCTCCACAAaccccactaagtgagattatactgagttgttattgttgttgttgttgtttacaaCATAGCTGATATGATAAAAATAGAAACCTGAAAATTTATCAGTTTTATAGCAAAGTTTTAAAACACTTAACAGAAACACAATTGTGAATTGTGATTTCAGTTTTGGACTTTTTATTTGACAGGTAACATAACTGGTTAGGCTAGGGATAACTACAGTCAAAAATAAATTATGATCATAAAGGTCTGATAAGTGAATTGTCCTCTTTGGTGAACTTACCTACAAAGTCACTACTAATGCAGCATGTATTTTGAAATTTGATTATGGTTATAAAAACCACCTtctgtcaaaaaaaaaaaatcccagtgcactaagctcccgctatacgcggggttcggggaagggccggaccacaagggtctatcgtacgcagtcttaccctatATTTTTGCAATAGACTGTTTCCACGgatcgaacccgtgacctcctggtcacatgacagcaactttaccagttacgctaaGGCTCCCCTTCAAACAAACTTGTTacaaaaattcaatgaaatgtaGGCCTAACGTACGTCAAACAAACACTGAATGTATGAGGCAAATGGGATCAGATTTTCTTGCCATTATATATACATATCTTACAGAGAGTACTTGTATCAAAATAAATCAGATCATGGTGGCCTGATGACCGTCGTGCTTTTTTCCTCAGAACCGTTATGCAAACACAGTTGGTGTAACAGAATAGTTGACTTCGCTTCGTTCACTAGCTAGCGAAGCTACCATGTAAGTTGTAACATGCTTAGTGAActggaataatttttttttggaaatggTAAGTGCAAATTTATTGATGTAAAGCAGCACTAAGATGGTGTTGTGATCCGAAAAGCAAAAGTATGTTCTCTTCTAGCTATGCAGAGGACTAACAAAATCTAGAAGCGGTTCAGCATCATTTACACTAGGAGAAAAGCAAGAAAAAAAAATGCAGGCAGTTTTGATCTTTACAATTGAAACATCATTTATTCCTTTCTTTCCAATGTGTCCACAAAATGCATGCTAGTATAGTGTTCCATACCTTATTCTGTTCTTTCTTGAGTTCTCTTCTTGCCCAACAAGCTAACAGTTCAGTTGATTATAATCATAAGCACTTTGCTGTGCCTGGATCTGATTCTTCACACGGTTCAGTTGACTGAAAGATCAGAATGTGTCCTCTGTTGCCTGTAATCATGCAGTTCAAAAACTTCGCTTGGATATGCTGGATTACATTCTCGGCACTGGAACTTTTCATTTTTTGTCCACTGTGCTACAGAGACTACCAGCCCTTGCCACAGATAACCAGCTATGTTTTTGTCTATAATCTGTGAGACTACAGCAGGAAAACACCTCGTAAGCAGCCTCGTGACATTCAAGAATATAGCAGATaacttgttctttttcttcttttgaataaGAGCAGGTAACTGAAATAAGTATAACTGTTATAATGTAAGAGTAAAACTAATGAGTGGAATTGTACTCAGATGAACACGGAAAGGACATACCAGATAAGAATCAAGGAGATGATCCTCTAGTCCAATCTGGAGGGTGTACTGCAATTGTTAATGCATCATTTGTCATGTCTTCATGATGCGTTCTTTGAATTTCCTGTGCTGAATTGGGCCAGCTGCACCAATTTACTTCAATTCTTCTTAGAGATATAGCGTTGTCAAATTGAGAAGGGATTTCCTTAAGCTTTTTACATTTCGTTAAAACCAAATGCTCAAGCATAGGAAAAGCATCCTCGGAGACAGACCATCGTGCAATGTTTAGGTCATCCAACTCTAAGTATTTGAGTTCAGGGAACTCTGAATCTTTCACCTCCCATTCATCCCCTTCAAAGGCTCTGAGAAGTAACTTTAAAATCTCCAAGTTTGGCAGTTCTGCAATGGTCGAGATTTGGTACCAAGGTAGACGAAACTTTGACAAAGTCAATTCCCTTAGTCTTGAGGGGAAACTGAAGACATGGGGAAGTTTAGCTGGACAGCTGTTAGAGATAAGCTTGAGGGATTCAAGGTGGTTTAGGAACTCTAATCTGGGAAATAGAACAGACCTCCGCTTCAGTATCTTTGAATAACCAAATGTTCCCGAAAATATGCAACTCAGCTTTCTCAATTTTGGCATCTTTCTCAATATCATCTCTGTATCTTCACCATAAGAGAGACGTGGAGTGGAAAAGGTTTCCAAATTATCTAATTGAGAGTTAGCAAGAGATTCACCCATGTTCTCATATAAACTAAATGAAGCACGATGCTTTACATGTATATGCCTCAATTTAACCATCTTCAGAAGTGAACTAGGTAATATCACCTCCACTCCCAATCCTTTAACCACAAAAGTTTCAAGATTCCAAAGCTTAGCTATAGATGAAGGAATTGAGTTTCCACTAGTTTGAGCAGCGAAGTACCTCAAATGAATTAAAGATTGTATAGCACTGGGAAAAGTACCGCCAATGTTGAACGATTCCAAATCCAACACTTTAACAAGTTTGAAGTTGTCAAAGATGAAGGAGATATCACGCGGCCATAAAAAGTTATCTGGATTAATCACATTGAATAGTAACGAGCGAACATTTGAGCGAGATGGCTGCCACAAATCAATCTGATCCTCATAAGAATGAACAAACAACCGATATTCCTTGGGCTTTTCGGGAAATATATCCTCTTCACTGAATCTGATTAAAGAAAAGCAATAAAATATAGAGTTAGGATTAAATAATAGAATAGAATTAGTGCAGGTCTTATACAGTTATACCTATTAATACGGAGAAAGAAATTCTCTTTTTTGGCCTTTTCTAAGCAGAATCTATGCAACAGATCATGAATGCGGCATGTCTTTAGCTTGCCATTGCGTCTCTTCTCCACGTCCATCACTAAATTTCTACTAATAAGATCTTCTAAGTAACCTTGTGCAGCATCTTCTGGTCTTTTTCCCGTATTTGCCTGCACAAATCCCTCAGCTATCCAAATACGAATCAGTTTTGAGACATGAATATCCTTGCCCTTCAAAAAGCCTCCAAAATAGAGAAAACAAGGTTTCAAATGGTGCGGTAAATTCTTGTAACTGAAGCCAATAATAGACATGGTCTCTTCCAAGCTACCAATATTCTGCGAACCTAGactttcttctatttctttccaCAATTctgctttcttctttttctctttcagaACACCAGCAACTAATACAATGAAGAGAGGCAACCCTCCACAACATTTTGCTATTCGGAACCCCACATCAACAAGTTCAGGTGGACAGCTCTCCCCTTGAAACACCTCTTTCTGTAATAATGTCCAACTCTCATCATCACTAAATAAACGGAGATGATGGGGTTCACTTTCACACTTAGCATAAATTGCAATGTCATTCAGCTGGGTAGTTAGAATAATTCTACTTCCATTCTGAGCATCTTTGAAGCACATATGGAAATTGTCCCACACTTCATTGTCCCACACGTCATCAATGAGAACCAAGAATCTCTTGGTCAACAAGAATCGATGCAGCTCATCAGCTAATCTGCCATCTTCTTTTTCATCGCGATCAACAGGCTCAAGCACATCATTCAAAATGGTAAGCAACAAATCTCTCCATGAATATACTTGAGTCACACGACATTGAGCACGGACATCAAAGTGAGAGGTGACCATTGGATCATTGTAAATCCTTTTGGCAAGAGTAGTCTTACCGATGCCAGGCACGCCAACCAATGAGATAACATCTAACTGAGGTGATCCTTCCAATAGCTGATTCTTTAATACGTTCATCGCATTCTGAAATCCCTCCATCTCTTTATTTGCTGTTGAAGTATTAGCAGATAAAGATGGCAAAATATTAGTGGAGGTCTTTGCAACTTCGGGCACTATCTCATCATTCTTCTCTCTTTCACAAGTCTCACTAACTTCTTTATTTACAAGCTTAATATTCTCAACAACTTCAGAAATCAAAAGAACTTTGTACCAAAGTGGATGAGAAAAGGTCAAGCACGAGTCAATGACATACTCTGCCTTGTATGCCACTTCAGTAACACTTGTTATAAGACTATAAACTTCATCATGCTCATCATTACTTTCTGTGAAATGATCAGTCAACGATCTCAGACACAATAAGCCCTTCTTGACTAATCGAATGTGAAGCTTTAAGTCGATAATTGGATCCAGTTTAGAATTTAACAGCTCATCCAATTTGTCTAAGAAACAACTTAGAAATCCTAATCCGTTTGTCGTGGGAAAGCTATAACTTGAAGAATCTGGAACTTCTAGACAAATAGTTTTGACCTCTGCCTCAACAAACTTGAGCAATTGCTTGATATCAGAGAGATATAACATATAATAACAAGCAGGGATATAATCCCTGATGGGGAAGAGACAAACATACTTTCTATCTTGAACACGCTTCACGAGGTCTTTGAGCTCTTGATGCATATCGAGATACTGTATGATATCTGCAAGAAAAGAGCCCAAATATACTAGTTCGCCTATGACTATTGGGATCTGATTCTTCAGAAAAGGGATTGAACAAGCATCACACTTGAGCAGCCAGTCCTGGTGGCTTACTAAGAAATTAATAAGGCCTTCTCCATCTGTCATGTTGCAAGGTGATGCATCCATAAGTTGAAAGCATATTATTCTGAAGTCTACTTTGACAGACTCAATCTCTTGTTGCAAATCAGATAACGAAAGCCTCATTTTCTCAATGCTTCTTCCGTCCATGAAACTTTCATAACAAGAACTACTGATTTGCACTAACTTGTGGGCAGTCACTTCAGCACGCATTAAGAGATCATGCAATTCATTAAGCTTTGTGTGTTGCGCAAAAACATCCATGAGAAAAGCTCTAACGGAAATAAGCTCTTCATGAGCACTTTCAATCAGATCAAAAATTTGAGCTTTCAAAGTGGCTTTGTGCTTCAGTATATCTGTCAAAATTCCCTCAGACTCTATAAGCTTGAAAGCAATAGTCAAAAACTGAAGAACGAGATTGACCTTTCCACTTTTGATGCTATCCGCAACATCTTGATAATTTAAACAGATAGCGGATTCAGCCTCAATTACAGTAGTTCCAAATCCTGTCAAG
Coding sequences within:
- the LOC104215428 gene encoding putative late blight resistance protein homolog R1A-4: MISKLLKITKASEASRSTSQMIAEVLEIIKLENIAEQIKASNPSRASIPMITRKMLDFADTLLDYLQYRDLFPSVLDKKLRYLRVLLSSIAKLCIEHESTTNLFIHVEDVAYTAAHLYFLGLAYNVEDGDRARVLDFEFSKLLERLSPFRPELRQLYLRVLIGSKSSRSENTMNAESMSDFVNGLQEDLEELLSRNASLKIIFVDQIPCLQQGLSSLSGFLHSIVSECIPLEEFNSLQSHIEALAIEAATVIYSSCYDEEMDMKTTEMDHASFFFQLKFNHVKLEIHLIQKLNGEAILAPLYELIDYVREELILSRIFLMDSLEQCKEHTKITDLLTLIQSVTSQAWSVINSFSHDSDHEDLAMKISPLHFQLLLKFKFIKAAIRQMCPSITASSTQDHPTINLLNFLPINFEVIDSYFSMLKSSKTSSSYMPTIDKFLMGFHEYILGNLLLKDETYLTFTVANEVKKFFHGLLLLVTYLFDPLVQSIGCMKQNDLLTGFGTIVLVAESAICLIYEDAVDSNKSRKVNLVLQFLTIAFKLIESEGSLMDLRKHKATLKAEILDLIGSAHEDLVFLRAFLMDVLSQHTELNELHGLLLHAEATAHKLAQISGSCCESFMDGSSTERMRLSLSDLLQEIESVKVEFRKVCFQHLDSSPWKMKDGESLINFLLNHQDGLLNCDACSIPFLKNQIPLVKDKLVYLGSFLADIVQYRDMDHKLKELLKHVQDRKYVCLFPISDYRPAWYYMLYLSDVKQLLKFVEAEVKMICLKVPDSSNYSFPRTNGLGFLNCFLGKLEELLGSKNDLIIDLKLQIGSVKEGLLCLRSLTDHFAESDYEHDEVYTSVTEMAYKAEYVTDLCLTCSHPLWYKVLWISEVVQNIKLVNDVVSETCERKKIDETVPEVAKISTSLLPDLSANTPRANEEMEGFQEAKNILKDQLVKGSPHLDVISLVGMPGIGKTTIAEKIYNDPIVTSHFDVRAQCRVTQVYSWRDLLLTILNGVLEPADRNEKEDGELAVELRRFLLTKRFLVLIDDVWDNEVWDNLHMCFKGARNRSRVILTTRLSNIAIYAKCESEPYHLRLFSDDESWTLLKKEVFQEESCPPELVDVGFRIAKCCGGLPLFIVLVAGVLKEKRKKAELWKVIEESLGSQNIGSLEETMSVIGFSYKNLPHHLKPCFLYFGGFLKGKDIHVSKLTRFWVAEEFVQANMEEGPEDVAQGFLEDLISRNLVMDVGKRPNGKLKMCRIHDLLHKFCLEKAKQENFFLRINRFSGEDTFPEKPKEYRLFVHSYEDQVDLWQPSHSNVRSLLFNVIDPGNFLWPRDISFIFNSFKLVKVLNLESFNIGGTFPSEIQSLIHLRYFAAQTDGNSIPSSISKLWNLETFVVKGLGVEVILPSSLLKMVKLRHIHVKDRASFSLYENMGESLADSQLDNLETFSTPHLFYGEDTEMILRKMPKLRKLSCIFSGTFGYSKIVTGKCVLFPRLEFLSHLESLKLVSNSCPAKLPHVFSFPSRLRELTLSKFRLPWNQISTIAELPNLEILKLFLRAFEGDEWEVKDSEFPELKYLELDDLNITQWSVSEDAFPMLEHFVLKKCKQLKEIPSQFDYAISLRRIEVNWCSWSVANSAMEIQRTQQEDLSNDAFTVTIHPPDWTRGSSP